In Paenibacillus sp. FSL M7-0420, a single genomic region encodes these proteins:
- a CDS encoding alginate lyase family protein, producing the protein MRYKDLRHNPAYTKPQLTAGEFLSTMLDLNRPELAEVAAKLDLGDVPGARDAYFEVIAAGNNGRYYFEVKDVPKLRAYAASHYSGEEEAQQDIAEADRIVEGDIPLFKGKRVLFRHGSYDWNSWLFDSSQYQLHLTRFVYVKRLSRAYALTGDDKYARCFNDMISHFIDDNPMPVDGTFRAEHSTWDPLSAGVRMFMLPEAFITFFSSPAFEPEVKLKLIQSFQQHGDYVRKYHASGGNHVCMQLRGLTQTALLLPELKDSAAWLEYAGRKLPGYILENVYPDGVQFEGSPNYHLIVMRELYELVVLYQKLGIDAGEYRETLEKMYVVTMHLLAPDGQLVKFGDTDVQVVSELRGVMSLGAYLYQRGDFKALGHERLPFSLLWRIGPEAAAEYDQLKAVEPAETAACFPAGGYVTSRQGWSPNDMYMAMRAGVGIGGHAHSDALSLVLYAGGRELLADSGMGLFEWNKERKYTVSTRAHNTVVVDGQDQHVRSFHWNTPPTASCRIWDTQFNEAYDYTFASQYGYTRYEDPVVHSRKVLFVKNSYWLIVDLFEAKGQHRYEQYFHLPPGAAAYDALSGDVVSQLEGANLLLKPLPSGLADDRLTLEQGLIFKQGHYHDSPVMKRSLTLTGSAAIVTLAVPFGAAKPQMHAERLPVRQHGELLSVQEATALRIVMEDRVDDICLYHKSVDVTSYLDHTGNIISEALLPRKTEPEGITFAGGSYNRDVIVISGLRE; encoded by the coding sequence ATGCGATATAAAGATCTGCGCCACAATCCCGCATACACGAAGCCGCAGCTCACGGCCGGGGAATTCTTAAGCACGATGCTGGACTTGAACAGACCGGAGCTTGCAGAGGTAGCTGCGAAGCTGGACTTAGGCGATGTCCCCGGTGCACGGGATGCTTATTTTGAAGTCATTGCAGCGGGTAACAACGGGAGATATTACTTTGAGGTGAAGGATGTTCCCAAGCTTCGGGCGTACGCCGCCAGCCATTACAGCGGGGAGGAAGAGGCACAGCAGGATATTGCCGAGGCGGACCGGATTGTGGAGGGGGATATTCCCCTGTTCAAAGGGAAAAGAGTGCTCTTCCGGCACGGAAGCTATGACTGGAACAGCTGGCTGTTCGACAGCTCGCAGTATCAGCTCCATCTGACCCGGTTCGTCTACGTGAAGCGCCTGTCCAGAGCCTATGCGCTGACCGGGGATGACAAATACGCCAGATGCTTCAATGATATGATCAGCCATTTCATTGACGACAACCCTATGCCGGTGGATGGTACCTTCCGGGCGGAGCATTCGACCTGGGACCCCCTCTCCGCCGGTGTGCGGATGTTCATGCTGCCGGAAGCCTTCATTACCTTCTTCAGCTCCCCGGCCTTCGAGCCTGAGGTGAAGCTGAAGCTGATTCAGTCCTTCCAGCAGCACGGGGATTACGTCCGTAAATATCATGCAAGCGGCGGCAACCATGTCTGTATGCAGCTCCGGGGGCTGACTCAGACGGCGCTGCTGCTGCCGGAGCTGAAGGATTCCGCCGCATGGCTGGAATACGCCGGACGTAAGCTGCCGGGCTATATCCTTGAGAACGTCTACCCCGACGGGGTACAGTTCGAGGGCAGCCCGAATTACCACCTGATCGTCATGCGTGAGCTGTATGAGCTGGTGGTTTTGTATCAGAAGCTCGGCATCGATGCCGGAGAATACCGGGAGACGCTGGAGAAGATGTATGTTGTTACGATGCATCTGCTGGCCCCGGACGGGCAACTGGTCAAATTCGGCGATACCGATGTTCAGGTCGTCAGCGAGCTGCGTGGTGTCATGAGCCTGGGCGCTTACCTGTATCAGCGGGGAGACTTCAAAGCGCTGGGGCATGAGCGGCTGCCGTTCTCCCTGCTGTGGAGAATCGGGCCGGAGGCTGCAGCGGAGTATGATCAGCTGAAGGCTGTCGAGCCGGCGGAGACGGCAGCCTGCTTCCCGGCAGGCGGTTATGTGACCTCGCGCCAGGGCTGGAGCCCTAACGATATGTACATGGCGATGCGGGCAGGCGTCGGCATCGGCGGGCATGCGCATTCCGATGCGCTCAGCCTGGTGCTCTACGCCGGAGGACGCGAGCTGCTGGCGGATTCGGGTATGGGCTTGTTTGAGTGGAACAAGGAACGTAAATATACAGTCTCGACCCGTGCCCATAACACCGTAGTTGTAGACGGACAGGACCAGCATGTCCGCAGCTTCCACTGGAATACACCGCCTACGGCGAGCTGCAGAATCTGGGATACCCAGTTCAATGAAGCATATGACTACACCTTTGCGAGCCAGTACGGATATACCCGGTACGAAGATCCGGTGGTTCACTCCCGCAAGGTACTGTTCGTCAAGAACAGCTATTGGCTGATCGTGGATCTGTTCGAAGCCAAAGGGCAGCACCGCTATGAGCAGTACTTCCACCTGCCGCCGGGTGCAGCGGCCTACGATGCTCTCAGCGGGGACGTTGTCTCCCAACTGGAGGGGGCTAATCTGCTGCTGAAGCCGCTGCCCTCCGGGCTGGCCGACGACCGGCTGACGCTGGAGCAGGGCCTGATCTTCAAGCAAGGTCACTACCATGATAGTCCGGTCATGAAGCGTTCCCTTACCCTAACCGGCAGTGCAGCCATCGTCACCCTGGCGGTTCCGTTCGGGGCAGCGAAGCCGCAGATGCATGCAGAACGGCTGCCTGTGCGGCAGCATGGGGAACTGCTCTCGGTGCAGGAGGCCACCGCGCTGCGTATCGTCATGGAGGACCGGGTGGATGACATCTGCCTCTATCATAAGAGTGTCGATGTCACCAGCTACCTTGACCATACCGGCAATATTATCTCTGAAGCGCTGCTGCCCCGCAAGACGGAGCCGGAAGGCATTACGTTTGCCGGAGGCAGCTATAACCGGGATGTTATTGTCATTAGTGGTCTCAGAGAATAG